The DNA sequence CCTCGTGAACTGGAGAAGCCCTCTGGAGGAAGCAGTAGCGTCTGGCACCCGGCCAAGAATATCAGCTCGGCGTTGCAGAAGACTTGGGGCGTGTTGACCTCGAGCCATGTCAAATGTTTTACGAATGATGCCGTGATTCGGGGCACTTCTCTGGAGACCATAGTGGATACTGAGCATTTGGTGGCCATCATTCAGGATAATCTCAGTTGAATTTGTATTTTTATATACCTAGAATTCACACACAACAGTTTTTTTATAGCCATCGAATGAGGATGAGTAAATTAAATCCGTATGATCCGaattttgttccaagattTATTTAAACGCAACAACAAATAGGGATGCTTCTTTTCGCATATGTATGTATGAGAATTGCCAAGGGGTCAAGGGATCAgttcattcatcatcattgttaATTGGTAATTTTTGACgcattcaaaatgcaaaatcttCCGTTGGAAAAGGATTGCACGTTTGATATTGGCCTGGGAGGTGGACTTCCTTCATTCCACAACGGGCACGAAATGAGATTGCGGTTGTGACAAGATGGTGGAAATGAGACACTCCTTGTCAATGGGTTCCAAGGGACATTCTCCCGCTTTCAACCGGTACAGGGACATCAACGACAATCCGTGGTAATGGACAAAGGCGCCCGCAATCACAAAGCAGTGAAAGATCTGATGACTGTGAAACTACAGGGGTAAAAAAGGTTGAGAAACATGAAAACATGAGACTTGAGACCCCGAGGTCAAATGGACCACCTATTTACCCAAATGTCCACTTTTCCGGGGAAGAATCGTTCGGGGATCCTCAAAGCGTAGAGAAGCGCCCCTGTGATATACAAGATCCCCATGAGAATCAGCCAGCCTAAGGCAGCCTCATCCAAGCTCTTCTGCCATCCATTCACCACTCCATAATGCGTGGCGGGTGCGATGCCGCTCAAACCGAATGTGATGAAAACCCCTAAAAATGTAGTGTTTTATATTATAACACAGAAATATTACTAGAAGTATACTGCATCCATTCTAACACCAAAAAGGCGATAAAGGAATATGGGAAAAGTCATGACAAACAATAATTGATTTGGTATCAATATAATCTATACCTGCGCGAAGTGGTCTGAATCTGGGCCCTGCAAATGAATCGAAAGTGGACACAATCACGGCCATGACCCCGAGGAACACCACGATGGAGAGGTAGATCACCTGTGGCTTCCAGGAGCAATAGAAACTGTAGTAGAGCCAAGGGACAAACGAGCCCATGGTAAGGAATGCAATGCCGCAGTAGTCGaaccttcaaatgaaaaaggcaGGTAGGGTTTGATAGGTGTGATTTTTCCGGGGCAAAAAACTTTCGCGCTCACTTGGCAAAGAGAAGATTAACGCTCTTCTCTTTGTGACAACAGAGCGTGTGATACAAGAAGGACAGACCCAGACAAACGATGGCACCCGCGAAGAAGATCAGAAACACGAGCTTCTCCATCAACTGGATCTCGGTGAGAGGGCGGCTGAGAAAATACGTGGAGAGGCCGCAAAAGGCGATCATCCCTAGAACGAAGTCATGAATGATTCAGCACTCATTCTCAATAACTTGAACTAAAACAAAAGTAAGACACTGTAATTGAAACACGCATCCCATCCGTCCGGTCTT is a window from the Tigriopus californicus strain San Diego chromosome 2, Tcal_SD_v2.1, whole genome shotgun sequence genome containing:
- the LOC131893584 gene encoding adiponectin receptor protein-like; the encoded protein is MDRTPVPGEEGPFQGPLPAPALTRGQHSRSRSGSRVSFLRKSADTEGSNRGLSASPSHSFSQSDHFEDARSEPFPSMRSCGSLDDDDLDLLPPLETFFPLPTLQERASLCGSLENDLLPSTPLTEEQLRMVDSVIEEDLEGVTINRIEEDDDDGLAEAYWSGYDIRGRMMNAAEQAEDFAILMWHKLQSWKVVHFTGLPQWLQDNDFLHFGHRPPLPTSECFKSIVRIHTETGNIWTHLLGMIAFCGLSTYFLSRPLTEIQLMEKLVFLIFFAGAIVCLGLSFLYHTLCCHKEKSVNLLFAKFDYCGIAFLTMGSFVPWLYYSFYCSWKPQVIYLSIVVFLGVMAVIVSTFDSFAGPRFRPLRAGVFITFGLSGIAPATHYGVVNGWQKSLDEAALGWLILMGILYITGALLYALRIPERFFPGKVDIWFHSHQIFHCFVIAGAFVHYHGLSLMSLYRLKAGECPLEPIDKECLISTILSQPQSHFVPVVE